Sequence from the Myxococcales bacterium genome:
CGCCTCCGGCGTGCCTGTGTCGAGCCAAGCGATGCCCCGCCCGAGCTTCTCGAAGTGCAGCGACCCGCGCTCGAGGTAGAGCCGATTGAGATCGGTGATCTCGAGCTCGCCACGGGCCGACGGCGTGAGCGTCGCGGCCAACGCCGTCGCGTGCTCGTCGTAGAAGTAGAGCCCGGGAACGGCGTAGCTCGACTTGGGGGCACGCGGCTTCTCCTCGAGTCCCACGACGCGGCCAGCGGCGTCGAGCTCGGCGACGCCATAACGCTCCGGATCGCGCACGTAATAACCGAAGACGGTCGTGCCCTCGGTGCGTGCGGCGCAATCCATCAGGAGACCGTGGAGCCCGTGGCCATAAAAGACGTTGTCACCGAGGACCAACGCCACCCGCTCGCCGGCGATGAACTCGCTTGCGATGGAGAAGGCCTGCGCGATCCCTCCCGGCTCCTCTTGCACACCGTACGAGAGCGTCATGCCCCACTGACTGCCGTCGCCGAGGAGCCTCTCGAAGAGCGGGACGTCGTGCGGTGTGGAGATGACGTGAACGTTGCGAATGCCCGCCAGCATGAGCACGGCGAGCGGGTAGTAGACCATGGGCTTGTCGAAGACCGGCGTGAGCTGCTTGTTCACAGCCAAAGTCAGCGGGTGCAAGCGCGTGCCTGAACCGCCGGCGAAGACGATGCCCTTGTCAGTGCCTTTTCCCATAGTTCTCTTCGATCCACGCAGCGTACGCGCCGCTCTTCGCCGCCGATAGCCAGGCGGCATCGTCGAGGTAGAAGCGCACGGTCTTCTTGAGCCCTTCGTCGAGCGAGTGTTTGCAGGTAAATCCACACTCTCGCGCGAGCTTGCTCGCGTCCGTCGCGTAGCGGCGATCGTGCGCCGGTCGATCGGCGACGAACGTCAGGAGGTGCTCGAAGGCCTCTTGCGGCCGTCCCATCTCCAGGGCCAGCGCGCCGAGGACGCGCCGCACCATGTCGAGGTTCGCGAGCTCGCGCTCGGCACCGACGCCGTAGGTCTCGCCGGGCCGCCCCTTCTCGATGACCGCCCACAGCGCGTCGCAATGATCGTCCACGTAGATCCAATCGCGCACCTGCTTGCCGTCTCCGTAGATCGGCACCGCCTTGCCCACGAGGGCGTTGGCGATGACCAACGGCACCAGCTTCTCGGGGTGTTGCCGCGGGCCGAAGTTGTTGGTCGACGTCGTGATGCGCACCGACAACCCGTACGTCGCCGCGTAGGCGCGGACGAGATGGTCGCTGGCGGCCTTCGTCGCGGCGTAGGGATTCTGCGGAGC
This genomic interval carries:
- the rfbB gene encoding dTDP-glucose 4,6-dehydratase — translated: MRVLVTGGAGFIGSNFLNASVPRRREHDFINVDCLSYAANPKSLEPIAGAPNYRFVEGNIADFAFVDALFERERPELVVHLAAETHVDRSIFGPRDFVTSNVVGTASLLEACRKHWRPGVGVFHHVTTDEVYGPAAAGTKTTESSPYAPQNPYAATKAASDHLVRAYAATYGLSVRITTSTNNFGPRQHPEKLVPLVIANALVGKAVPIYGDGKQVRDWIYVDDHCDALWAVIEKGRPGETYGVGAERELANLDMVRRVLGALALEMGRPQEAFEHLLTFVADRPAHDRRYATDASKLARECGFTCKHSLDEGLKKTVRFYLDDAAWLSAAKSGAYAAWIEENYGKRH
- the rfbA gene encoding glucose-1-phosphate thymidylyltransferase RfbA, with translation MGKGTDKGIVFAGGSGTRLHPLTLAVNKQLTPVFDKPMVYYPLAVLMLAGIRNVHVISTPHDVPLFERLLGDGSQWGMTLSYGVQEEPGGIAQAFSIASEFIAGERVALVLGDNVFYGHGLHGLLMDCAARTEGTTVFGYYVRDPERYGVAELDAAGRVVGLEEKPRAPKSSYAVPGLYFYDEHATALAATLTPSARGELEITDLNRLYLERGSLHFEKLGRGIAWLDTGTPEALLQASQFIFAIQSRQGLQVSCPEEIAFRKGWIDEASLRRLGERLEKTAYGQYLLGLLAG